The Castanea sativa cultivar Marrone di Chiusa Pesio chromosome 11, ASM4071231v1 genome contains a region encoding:
- the LOC142616112 gene encoding receptor-like protein 7: MELLLYLYGLVGFLFIQSLHDIIVVADTFSSKQPLCNEDERSALLQFKESIVVNCASHDPYSFPKVASWKLDGVGGGECCSWDGIECDKNSGHVIGLDLSSSCLYGSINTNSTLFSLVHLQNLNMAFNDFNNSNIPVGLANLSMLKHLNLSDSSFSGQIPSQISELSNLVSLDLSFNIDSSYQRLLKLKIPNFSSILPNLTRIEKLHLSYVDMSSTVPSVLNNLSSLTSLHLDDCGLLGEFPPGILQLPNLKSLYVQGNEYLTGHLPNFEWNSTLEAIYLGETSLSGKLPTAVGNLQSLNELGIWNCNFSGPLPFSLGNISNLKVLDLTNNSFRGQVPSSMENLSQLTYLSLCLNNFSGSNFLRFGKLNKLKYLIICNVNLNSQIPYLANLTQLSFLRLSSNQLTVPIPSWLMNLTQLIQLDLSFNKLHGPIPSSVIQLKNLEFLHLFQNDLSGTVELDMFTKLKNLTKVHLSLNYITFLSKTSPNTTVQKFKHIGLASCNLSEFPDFLREQDELELVDLAYNHIHGLVPKWMWNTSKENLGFVNFSHNFLTGFDQMHDVFPWPRLGILDLKSNLLQGPLPIPPPSTRIYLVSNNMLSGKVSSLICSLNSLYALDLSHNHLSGTLPPCLGNFSSFLSILNLRSNYFHGMIPQVCTKKSSLKMLDLSENQLEGWLPRSLAYCAKLEFLILGNNQLHDVFPHWLGKLPELKVLILRSNRFHGDMGSPATNFEFQKLRILDLSYNNFRGKLPLGYFKNWIAMKNVPEEQLTYMQAIATIYLLNFALNENYDYSMTITNKGVKTVYAKILDFFTAVDL; this comes from the coding sequence ATGGAATTATTGTTGTATCTGTATGGGTTGGTTGGCTTCCTCTTTATACAATCTTTACATGATATCATAGTAGTTGCCGACACCTTTTCTTCTAAGCAGCCACTCTGCAATGAAGATGAGCGGTCAGCGTTGTTGCAATTTAAGGAAAGCATTGTCGTTAACTGTGCATCTCATGATCCTTATTCTTTCCCAAAGGTTGCATCATGGAAGCTTGATGGAGTTGGTGGCGGGGAATGCTGCTCATGGGATGGGATTGAGTGTGATAAGAACAGTGGCCATGTCATTGGCCTCGACCTCAGTAGTAGCTGTCTTTAtggttctatcaacactaacaGCACCCTCTTCAGCCTTGTTCACCTCCAAAACCTTAATATGGCCTTTAATGACTTCAACAATTCAAATATCCCAGTCGGATTGGCCAATCTTTCCATGCTAAAACATCTTAACCTCTCCGATTCATCATTTTCTGGCCAAATTCCGTCACAAATTTCTGAACTGTCCAATCTGGTTTCTCTTGATCTATCTTTCAATATTGATTCATCTTACCAAAGGTTGTTGAAACTCAAAATTCCCAATTTCAGCAGCATACTTCCAAACTTGACCCGCATTGAAAAACTTCATCTCAGTTATGTTGACATGTCATCCACAGTTCCCTCAGTCTTAAACAATTTATCTTCTTTGACCTCTCTCCATCTTGATGATTGTGGATTGCTTGGTGAATTCCCACCTGGCATTCTCCAGCTACCAAATCTGAAGTCTCTTTATGTGCAGGGCAACGAATATCTGACAGGCCATTTGCCCAACTTCGAATGGAACAGCACCCTCGAAGCTATATATCTCGGAGAGACGAGTTTATCTGGCAAGTTACCAACTGCAGTTGGAAACCTCCAATCCTTGAATGAATTGGGAATCTGGAACTGCAATTTCTCTGGGCCTCTTCCATTTTCACTTGGTAACATTAGCAATCTTAAAGTTCTTGATCTTACAAACAACAGTTTTAGAGGCCAGGTCCCTTCATCAATGGAAAACCTTTCCCAATTGACTTATTTGTCACTTTGTCTCAACAATTTCAGTGGCAGCAACTTTCTTAGGTTTGGTAAGTTGAACAAACTCAAGTATTTGATCATTTGCAACGTCAATTTAAATAGTCAGATCCCTTATCTTGCCAACTTGACCCAGCTTAGCTTTTTACGCCTTTCGTCCAATCAATTAACTGTTCCAATCCCATCTTGGCTTATGAACCTTACCCAATTGATCCAGCTAGACCTTTCATTTAATAAGCTGCATGGTCCAATTCCAAGCTCAGTCATTCAActcaaaaatcttgaatttcttCACCTTTTCCAAAATGATTTGAGCGGAACAGTGGAGCTGGACATGTTTACTAAGCTTAAAAACTTAACTAAGGTTCACCTATCACTAAACTACATAACATTCCTCTCCAAAACCAGTCCCAACACCACAGTTCAAAAGTTTAAACATATAGGACTGGCTTCATGCAACTTAAGCGAGTTTCCAGATTTTCTTCGAGAACAAGATGAGCTGGAGCTTGTAGACCTAGCTTACAATCATATTCATGGCCTTGTGCCCAAATGGATGTGGAACACAAGTAAAGAAAATCTGGGCTTTGTGAATTTTTCTCACAACTTCCTGACTGGCTTTGACCAAATGCATGATGTTTTTCCATGGCCTCGTTTAGGCATCCTTGACCTTAAGTCGAACTTGCTGCAAGGACCACTCCCAATTCCACCACCCTCCACCCGCATTTATCTAGTCTCTAACAACATGTTGTCTGGCAAAgtttcatctttgatctgcagTCTAAATTCACTATATGCCCTGGACTTGTCTCATAACCACTTGAGTGGCACTCTTCCTCCTTGTCTGGGAAACTTCAGTAGTTTCCTATCAATATTGAATCTCCGAAGCAACTACTTCCACGGCATGATTCCTCAGGTATGCACGAAAAAGAGCAGCTTAAAGATGTTAGACTTAAGTGAGAATCAATTAGAAGGATGGCTACCAAGATCACTGGCCTATTGTGCAAAGCTAGAGTTTCTTATTCTTGGAAACAATCAACTCCATGATGTTTTCCCTCATTGGTTGGGAAAACTTCCCGAGCTAAAGGTTCTCATTTTGCGATCTAATAGATTTCATGGTGATATGGGGAGTCCTGCAACCAATTTTGAGTTCCAAAAGTTGCGTATTCTTGACCTCTCTTACAATAATTTTAGAGGTAAATTGCCACTTGGATACTTCAAAAATTGGATTGCAATGAAAAATGTCCCAGAGGAACAATTGACGTACATGCAAGCAATTGCCACCATCTACCTATTGAATTTTGCATTGAATGAAAATTATGATTATTCAATGACAATAACAAACAAAGGTGTTAAAACAGTGTATGCAAAGATTTTGGACTTCTTCACTGCCGTTGATCTATAA
- the LOC142616113 gene encoding uncharacterized protein LOC142616113: protein MVRPRARWTVPLGEIYKINFDGAVFIDEDRAGIGVIIQDSQCMVMASISHNIPLPISVVELETLTVAKALEFSIDLGFVSAILEGDLEIIMKALMDDSPSLASFGLLIRDVKTYAEQFQCISFSNVGREAFAPQDESNC, encoded by the exons ATGGTTAGACCAAGAGCAAGGTGGACAGTGCCTCTAGGtgagatttataaaataaactttGATGGGGCAGTGTTTATAGATGAAGATAGAGCCGGGATTGGGGTTATTATTCAAGATAGTCAATGTATGGTTATGGCCTCCATTTCTCATAATATTCCTCTTCCCATATCAGTAGTGGAACTCGAAACATTGACAGTAGCTAAGGCTCTAGAATTCTCCATAGACCTAGGATTTGTTTCGGCTATTTTAGAGGGAGATTTGGAGATAATTATGAAAGCTTTGATGGATGATTCGCCCTCTTTGGCTTCTTTTGGCCTTCTAATCAGGGATGTAAAAACTTATGCGGAACAATTTCAATGTATTAGTTTTTCAAATGTTGGTAGAGAG GCCTTTGCTCCTCAGGATGAGAGTAATTGCTAA